TTCTTTTCCAAACCAACCGACCGTTTGCTCCCCTAGGACTTCCCACAAAGATCATCATTTGTTATTTTAATAATCATGGTTGGATCGAGTGTTTGTTGCCGTATTAATATCAGTATAactcaaaaaatttaaatcattcGTTCAACAATGTAAATTCTATGTCGATAAAAGAGTAACACAGGGCAGCAGAGAATTGTTGCATTCTAATAGGTATCACGAGAAGAAAGGGACAGAAGTTTCTTCGCACAACCTGTAGAACAAGCAAACATGTGTAGGAAGGTCTTTTTAGACATTTATTAACGGTGGAGCTTGGGAAAAGAGTGAACACGAAATAGGAGGTTCATTTTCGACTTAAGATCAAACAACGGATGGCATATGTCATCCTACGTAAAATATGGAAAAAATAACAAATGTTTAGCGAGATAAGTGATAAGCCAAGCAGTTGCACTTGCTGAAAAGGCACATGAGTTTTTCCACTAGTCCAAAAATTTCCAGAGTCCAAAAAACTTGTAACCGCAGAATGCACAAAACAATCAGCTTAATGGTAAAAATACTCATGGACATGGACACGAAATCATAACATACCATGAGGGCTCCTAGACCACTTCCAAGCACATCCAGCAGTTGACACTGCTCCAACAGCAGCCCCTGCAACACCAAATGTGGCTGCTTCCCTAGCAGTCTTCAGCTGAAGCAACGGACAAGAAAAACTATATAACCCATCAAGCCccaaaaatacaataaaactaATTTCTAACAATTTCTTTCAACCAAAGATAATTAACGCATTTCTCAGAAATTCATATTGCAAATAAAAAGGAGAAAGTATAATAACAGAATCATATGCAAAACAATCACAGTTCGCAAATGGAATGTAAATTCATTTACATGATTCCACAAGGAGGCCAACGGGCAAGAATTACAATCGCAGAAGAAATTTAAAATGCAGAAGAAAACGGTGCGAGAACATTATGCAGACAAACACACTTGTAGTTTACACAAAACTCATGAGTAGAATTACATACACGGATATAATCAAGACTTACAGTAAAGAAAAACCTCATTCACAAACACGTAAAAGCATAAATATGTGCATAAAGGGAGAAAACACAACTACGTAAGTCTAAAGATATCCGTCGAATTGATCTAATCTATAACCCTTTACGAATGGGTACGCAACTCCTGCCTTTCCTTAATAAGTTCAATACTTATCATATCGACTGTTAGGAAAAAAAAACCCTTTATTGCATGAGAACTACTCAACTAATGGGAGTAAAGCTTCTTGTACTGAATTTTTGATACACATAGCAAACAAGAGCATCTCAGTTAGCATTTCAAAAATGGAAATTCCATCTATTCCTATACAAACAACATGCTCCCAATGACCTAAAACTAAGCAGATTGTAACAGTATATGAGCAAAAACCAGGACCATGAACACAAAATGAGAAATAAGATAACACATTTTGACACTCACTATATAAAGTAAACACCGCCATATAATTTCAATCACAAATACCGAATTTACAATGCTAAGAAACACATTAAGTAAACTAAAAGGAGCATGAAGACCTACCATTAGCATCAAATCACATCCTTTTTAATCATCAGAAAAAAAAACGAAAGAAGTAAAATAAAAACCCAGATGAAAAATGCCCAGCTTCGAAGATGTATAATCGACACATAACACGAATATCAGACAAAGCAATGAAAACATGAAGAATTTTAAGGCGTTTAGCATGGATGGAAATATACAGTGGGGCCATGAATGGGGTCAGATGCAATGAACTCTTCCACAACAGAGGAATCCCAGCGGGGCAACGGCTCCTCCGGCTTAATAAATCTGAAATAATTATCTAGAAATGAAAATCTCTCGCCCCAGAATTCCTTGTACCCATCCCAGTGTTTCCTCAAGAACGATTTCGATTCCTGTGTTTCACCCATTTTTCTCTACCAAATTTTTTCTGGGATTCGATCGAATTTGGGGAAAGATCCACAACTTGTAGATTGAATTTTGTCCGCTCGGTGGTGTTGACAGCAGCAACTACTGAGTTATTATTGGCTTACCATAACCTACTTTTTGATggctttttttcttttttcaaatGGAATATGTGAATTCCATATTGAgtgtatatttttttaattcttttttACTGTTTGATTAatctataaaatatatttagacaaaaatttgtgtgagacggtctcacggctcgtatttgtgagacgtatatcttatttggatcatccatgaaaaagtattattttttatgctaagagtattgctttttattgtaaatatgggtaggattgacccatctcatagattaagatccgtgagatagtctcacatgagactcactcatatatttatcatttttttacaaaattaggagATTGTATTGATCTtctaatatttatttgatgGTTACTTTGAGATTCTTTCTtccaaattatatattaattttaatctTATTACAGTAATTTGTTCGATGCATTGAGTTTTAGATTCTCATTTCTTCCTTTAAACACGAACATTGGATAAGAAAAACTTAGCAAACTATTttacaaaatataaatttcTATTTTATGAAGAGTTTTTGCATATagaaaaattttgaataattatttttaacttttattatttattttatatctttTTATGTTGTCttattcattattattattttatctattttgtcgattatatattatatatttgaaaGTGTATATATAAAACTTTGTACCTCATTTTCAAATGACAATATTGTtaatattgtttaaatattatcaCAGTAACTAAGTAATTATTACTAATTATTTCttcatcattattattataacGCAACTCAATAGAGCTAGGTGGGGGCAATTGATTCTCACTGCCACTCAAATTCTATCTTACTGAAATAGTGTGGATGGAGTGTGGGTAGAATAGTATAGGTTGATGTATCGTTTTTTTGCATTCAAGAAGTAGTAGTAGtttaaaaaattttgttttgacaTTCAAAATATTCATTGACGTCTTCATAGAGTTTTTACAATAGTTTATCTTTGTGTATATAACATCAACTTCAATTATTCCGGATTTTAAACATAGATAGTTTTTCTTGTGAATTTCTACGAACGAGTTTTCCACATTTTTCAATTGTCTAATCATGTCCACGATCAAAAACAGAATTTCTCGTATAGATCGCACTACAGATCTAAATGAAATTTGTGTAGACAGTTGATCACCGAAATTTCAAAATCCGGTGGCGGATTTTCTTGTGTGAGGAAGAGAGATGGGGAGAATTTTGgtggacaaaaatttgtgtgtaaTTCAACTATCGattacatatatattaaaagtCTCTTTCTAATCTAATCAGGTGTCTCATTTTATCATGATATTGTTTTTCATTATTAAAAAACtctcatgtatttatttttcacTCTTGAAAATACCATACATAATTAAATTACCACCaacttttgatattacaatacacacacacacacacatatatacaagTTGTCTAGCAAACCAACTTGTAACTTGGACTTTATTAATTCTtatgtaataaacaatctttattttaataatattttacgtctaaacaaattatgatatttactttatctgtatatccaAGCAAACTGCATATATAAAGCTTTTGAATATACTGTAGTAAGATGAGATTTACAAGTCACGTCGATCATGAAATTCATTTAATATGTACTGTATTTGCTAAACATTTTAATAATTTCAACcttctaaaataagaataaagaTGCTCGAGTTCGAGAATAAAACCTGATGTTAACGTCTTGTTTTACTGGTATAGACATGAAGAAGTCTAATCATATAGATGATTTTTCATATGATGAGTCATTGAATAACCCttcaagtggttatcacttatcgagtagATTGATCTGCGGTTATAATTGTACAttattagtcctttgacccgagacaacataaAGACACTATGTACTGGTGCTACACTTTGACAGGTTTACCGACTTCGTAAAGGTCATCAGGCGTTGAGATTGAGTGTAGTTCGACATATATAAGAGTCGTTTCATTATAGTCAATGATTTGCCACTCACTTACTGTGTGGATATCTTCCTACGTGATCTGAtaagttaatagtgcaaggaatatctggccatAGTAAAAGTTGTGCTTTAGGGAAAAGTGTTTTCCTATGTGCATATTAGTCAAAGATGCATATCAAATTTATATGCAACTATCAATATACCAATGATTGTataatcgatcgggatatatgtgttgaaaggACCTTAATATATGTTAACCATAACATGGTGGTTCTTGCAGGCAGTATCAGTGAAACCTAGATAATCATGGGATGCTGCTACTAAATGTTATTGTAATGAATTGATGAGTGCAATTAGAACTGAGTTATGAAATTCTTatgatcaaggggttgatacACATAATTGGACAAATAAGAGTAAACCCATATAATAGATAAATATTATCTCGAATCACACGAGTTGTAAACATATGACAAGCTATATCACTGAACTATTGAGGGTCACATAAGTATTGATTTATATGTTCccattgagatagtcaaatttaaggagttgaattttGTGATTTATTTTGATGAATATCAAACATATGtcttataaaaatgtttacaagtgGATTCCATATTTGAAAGTTGTGAAATTAGCATGACTACTAAATTTGTGAGGATAGTGTAACTGTCTAAACTTTGTGAAATAGTTCTAAAATAGGCAGTTGCCAAAAATGATTCAGACTTTGCATCATAATAACGAGTTTCTTTTTACCTTCGTCGCATTGGTTATGTTTGATATTATATGAATTTGCAAGGCGTTTACTAGGTAGTCCAAGTGTGTGACGATCTCGACCCGAGGGCTCTTTAGCTCAGTTCTTCAAATCACACGAGTTATGAACTTACAAATAGCTATATTCCTTAACAATTGAGGGTTGTTatcgttgagatagtcaaattcaaTGAGTTAgaatttgatgatttattttgatGAATATCAAACATATGGCTTATAAAGATATCTATAAGTGGATTCTATATTTGAAAGTTGTGAGAGTTAGCATGACTACTAAATTAGGAGAGTTCAATTGTCTAAACTTTGTGAAGGAGTTCTAAAATAGGCAGttctcaaaaacaaatcagtgaaaattttgattttcgaaattttcacGTTGCATCATAATAACGAGTTTTTCACTCTCGTCACATAAGTGATGTTTGATCGTCGATTGAGGTTATGTTGAAACCAcaattatgtattatttgattaataaggTTGGAGAATTCTAATATAACTTTAACTACTAGGAGTCATACTTAGACAATAACCCTAGCAGAGGTTTGACAATGTAAAAACTCTCTAGTGAGAATCCTAGTAGAATTCTAACTTGatctataaaaatcataaatataataaaagcaTGTCAAGTTTACATGCTAGACACTTCCTCTCTActcaaacttcaaaaattcggccaccttgatttcTTGACAACTAATTCTCATTCGAATACTCTCCACTACCTCCGACCGCTGCTCTCATCGCTGATCATCACCACTCTACTGCCAATTGTGTGTACTAATTCTCAAcgcttaaatattatatattttcaaaTGCAAATTAGAAGATGAACAAAGATTTCAATCGTACacttgatttgaatattgaaaaatgTGTTTGATCCAGTAGATCATTCACATTGAACAAAATGTGTCATATTCGCTTAAACCCGGAATAGTTAGAGCCGAAAGTTATTcactaaaattaaatttttaataaactTTCTATAAATGGATTTAAAATCACATGACACTTGAGCCAAATTTTGAATGTCAAAATCAAATTTTGTAAATTTACGTTACTTCTTGATAGGGAGAGAAAACGATGCACAAACCAATTCTAccttataatataataattctTTCCATCAAACTCTCCCATGAAGCAGATAAATCGTTGAGTCATTATCGAGGCTTCAGAAACCACTCATGCTTCACGTGTTAATGGGTTAGGCGAGCCTCGTGCTATAATGTAGCCTAAGCCATTTCCATGATCTTGCTTCTCATATTTACAAGATTTTGGATTCTATCATTGATTTTGCACATACTGCATTTGTTAAGGGACATGCGACACCTGACACGGTTCATTTCACTTATGAGTCACTTCACAAATATAGAAGTGAAATGATCTGACCTTGATGTAATCTCAACTTTATATAAGGTATGGGGGTTAATCTTGCACTAAACACACAATTAACTAAACTTTAgttgatgataaaaaaaaaattcaatttgaaATCAAAGGACAAATAGATTGCACCACAGCTAAAATTTGGTTAGCTAATACATCAGAAATCCTAAGAAAAGTAGATGCTTCCAATTCTTTTCtttgaaagaaaataaataCTGATCTCAACCCAGATAGTTATCTCGACCCGACCAAAAAAAAAACGCAATTTCAACTCATCAAGATTCAATCTATTTGGGGAGGTAATTCCTCGTGAGGGAATGAGTCGAGAGAATTTTGAATCAGAGTTCTGGATTCTTTATACCCGATACTCCCTCCTTTAGGGGGTAATGATGACTTAGGGCGCATATATGTTTACCGTCCGTTGTACATATATGTATTATCATGCAGCACACAAAACGTGTATATTTTTCAGAACTCGATATTTCTCACATGCCTACAATCTCAAACACGATATATAAAAAGCAGATATCTGTCTCAATGTTGACACAAAAGTAGTCATGCACAATGGACTGGAGTTTCTCACAGGAGATGTTGATTGGatgagggtttttttttttatcgatcCTCGTGGCGTGTTATGAAATGTGTGCTGCAACTGTGTTCTTTATCTATCAATGGTGGTCTGATAAGCTTAAAAAAGGCATGTTTTTGCCAGAGGTGGGTGGATGCGTAGTTTCCCCATGACATTTTTGTGGACAACTTCAGTATGCAAGCTTCGATAAAATAGTTCCCTGTTATGTTTAGTGTGGAAATTCGTGTTGATCAGCAAAATTTACTTCACATATCAAATGAAAAAGCAAGGGGAGCAAAAACACAAAATGGGAGCCAAAAAATCCGTTTCATTTTCAAATGATTCCGCTCAACAAAAAAAAAGTAGCAAAGAACATCTGACACTATTTCATTAAAATCCCACTCCTAAAACAGGAACTTGACATCTAATGGGGAAAATGAAACGGGTGGTGCATACAGTGTACGAGTTCTAAATGATTGTGACAACAAAACATTTTATCTCTTTCTCTTGGAACCAGAACCGGTGCCCCGTCCTCCTTTCTGGTCCGAGGTTGCAGCAGCAACACCAGCACTTCCTTTACCTCTCCCTCGTCCGGTGGGTGCCTTTTTTGCACTTGAGTTTCCAGAACCCTTCAACTCCATTTCCACTTtgattgctaaataaacaaACGAACAATACAATAGTCCATCAAAATTATATTAGATCACAGGTCAATATATATAGTTTCTTGGGAAAAGTATCACCAACCCTTCGAATTAAGACTCAGCAGATCTGATTCCACCATCTTTTCATCATCAGATGAGTCATCTGAAACAAACAATAGGCAACAAAGCATTAATAGTCagaaatgattattaaaacaaacaATACATTGGCCAAAAGCAGATTTCTTAAATGAGAAATGATAGTGAAGACTAATCCACCAAACTGCACAGTCCTAATAGGTACAAAAATTCATTCAGTATTCACGGTAAAACTCTAAGTACTTCCTTAAAAAGTATGTGCTTTACAAAGTTATTAAACAAAAGTATGCTTTATCAACT
This Primulina eburnea isolate SZY01 chromosome 2, ASM2296580v1, whole genome shotgun sequence DNA region includes the following protein-coding sequences:
- the LOC140823208 gene encoding succinate dehydrogenase subunit 6, mitochondrial, which gives rise to MGETQESKSFLRKHWDGYKEFWGERFSFLDNYFRFIKPEEPLPRWDSSVVEEFIASDPIHGPTLKTAREAATFGVAGAAVGAVSTAGCAWKWSRSPHGAALSFAFGAVVGGTFGLEIANHWFQLYRLDTMASQVKFYEWLQNRAAEKS